A single window of Rana temporaria chromosome 1, aRanTem1.1, whole genome shotgun sequence DNA harbors:
- the ADRA2C gene encoding alpha-2C adrenergic receptor, with amino-acid sequence MDELGNTTDYINSTFLPPSGYHDKGQYSITAIWTLTVVVGFLIIFTIVGNVFVVIAVLTSRALKAPQNLFLVSLAGADILVAALVMPFSLANELMGYWYFGNLWCDVYLALDVLFCTSSIVHLCAISLDRYWSVTQAVEYNLKRTPRRIKGIIVTVWLISAVISFPPLISMDRLGVAEAAIANSNWTGEEWDVKCELNDETWYILSSSIGSFFAPCVIMILVYIRIYQVAKLRTRTLSEKKPAPNCSSHTENGYSKATSVKFPGENGHYPPSRATPPKTTTDLDELDIEESSISESKRRKSSSREDNTDCGKEKKSFSKQSSRLSRSSNKSMDMFSSRKKKRSSISRRKVSQAREKRFTFVLAVVMGVFVVCWFPFFFSYCLYGICREACAIPETLFKFFFWIGYCNSSLNPVIYTIFNQDFRRSFKKIICLSKRKKFTH; translated from the coding sequence ATGGATGAGCTGGGGAACACCACTGATTACATCAACAGTACTTTTTTGCCACCCTCTGGGTACCATGACAAGGGGCAATATTCCATCACTGCCATCTGGACCTTGACAGTTGTAGTCGGTTTCCTCATTATCTTTACAATCGTTGGTAATGTCTTTGTGGTCATTGCTGTGTTGACCAGCAGAGCTCTGAAAGCCCCACAGAACCTTTTTTTGGTGTCGCTGGCTGGGGCAGACATCCTGGTGGCAGCCTTGGTCATGCCCTTCTCCTTGGCTAACGAGCTGATGGGATATTGGTACTTTGGCAACCTCTGGTGTGATGTCTACCTGGCTTTGGACGTGCTTTTCTGTACTTCTTctatagtccacctgtgtgccaTCAGCCTGGACAGGTATTGGTCTGTCACTCAAGCTGTTGAGTACAACTTGAAGAGGACCCCCAGGAGGATTAAGGGGATCATTGTCACCGTCTGGCTCATTTCGGCTGTCATCTCCTTCCCACCCCTCATCTCAATGGACAGGCTAGGTGTTGCTGAAGCTGCTATTGCCAACTCCAATTGGACAGGTGAGGAATGGGATGTAAAATGTGAACTCAATGATGAGACTTGGTACATCCTCTCTTCTTCTATAGGGTCCTTCTTTGCCCCCTGTGTGATCATGATATTGGTCTACATTCGCATCTACCAGGTGGCCAAGCTGAGGACTAGGACCTTATCAGAGAAAAAGCCAGCCCCAAATTGCTCCTCACATACTGAGAATGGCTACAGCAAGGCGACCTCTGTCAAGTTTCCTGGGGAGAACGGGCATTACCCCCCATCCCGTGCCACCCCACCAAAAACCACAACGGATCTAGATGAGTTGGACATTGAGGAGAGTAGTATATCTGAGAGTAAGAGGAGGAAGAGTAGCAGTAGGGAGGACAATACTGACTGTGGAAAGGAGAAGAAGAGCTTCTCTAAACAGTCCAGCCGCCTGTCCCGTTCTAGTAACAAATCTATGGATATGTTCTCCTccagaaagaagaagaggagcagCATCTCCAGAAGGAAGGTCTCCCAAGCCAGGGAGAAGAGGTTCACCTTTGTCCTAGCCGTTGTGATGGGGGTCTTTGTGGTCTGTTGGTTCCCCTTTTTCTTCAGCTACTGCCTCTATGGCATATGCAGGGAAGCCTGTGCCATTCCGGAAACTTTATTCAAGTTTTTCTTTTGGATAGGCTACTGTAACAGCTCCCTCAACCCTGTCATCTATACTATCTTCAACCAAGACTTCAGGAGATCCTTCAAGAAAATCATCTGCCTGAGCAAGAGGAAGAAGTTCACTCACTGA